The Prosthecochloris marina genome window below encodes:
- a CDS encoding DUF5131 family protein, with product MAQSHIEWTEMTWNPVTGCDKVSDGCRYCYAESFARRLQAMGNDKYRDGFKLTLHPGVLQEPFRWKKPRVVFVNSMSDLFHKDVPVDYIRDVFEVMRQNPQHVFQVLTKRADVLRYYDSEDQLFWPHNVWMGVSVENARNIDRIDLLRQTRAKVKFLSCEPLLGPLSSMNLDGIDWVIVGGESGRRARTIDPEWVQEIREQCLAANVPFFFKQWGGTNKKKSGRILDGRVWDQTPVFP from the coding sequence ATGGCACAATCGCATATCGAGTGGACCGAAATGACCTGGAACCCAGTGACGGGATGCGACAAGGTATCCGACGGTTGCCGATACTGTTATGCAGAGTCGTTCGCAAGGCGATTGCAGGCGATGGGAAATGACAAGTACCGCGATGGTTTCAAATTGACTCTGCACCCTGGCGTATTGCAGGAGCCCTTCAGGTGGAAAAAACCTCGTGTAGTGTTTGTCAACTCAATGAGCGATCTCTTCCATAAGGATGTTCCGGTGGACTACATTCGTGATGTCTTTGAAGTTATGCGGCAAAACCCCCAGCATGTCTTCCAGGTGCTCACCAAACGAGCAGATGTCCTCAGGTATTATGATAGTGAAGACCAGCTTTTCTGGCCGCATAACGTATGGATGGGCGTATCGGTTGAAAATGCCCGAAATATTGACCGCATCGATCTATTGCGTCAGACGAGAGCAAAGGTCAAGTTTCTTTCATGTGAACCTCTTCTTGGACCTTTGTCATCCATGAATCTTGATGGTATCGATTGGGTTATTGTTGGTGGAGAAAGTGGTCGCAGAGCCCGCACCATAGATCCTGAGTGGGTGCAGGAAATTCGTGAACAATGCCTTGCTGCAAATGTTCCATTCTTTTTCAAACAATGGGGAGGAACGAACAAGAAGAAATCAGGGCGCATACTTGACGGTCGTGTATGGGATCAAACCCCTGTGTTTCCTTAG
- the tcmP gene encoding three-Cys-motif partner protein TcmP, producing the protein MSDYSVLQLQEAPERWGGQWTEQKLDTFTKYVEAYLTILGKHDYWKTIYFDGFAGSGTRKDKVQTVLYEQLELTPYEEHIYKGAAERVVCLDKSFDYYYFVDKQQSLEKLKNKLELLPKAEGKKMLFKEGDCNIQLRKLADSMLTRKDLAALVFLDPFGMDIEWKSIASLQKTRTDIWILLPTGIVNRLLDRAGKIQHIDRLVSFFGLSEEAIRAEFYKKTGQIGLFGEDSPSKKIEDAIHHAADLYIRQLKSIWTYVTKIPLILRNSRNSPIFYFIFASNNKTAKKIAGQIIKNV; encoded by the coding sequence ATGAGCGATTATTCGGTCCTTCAGCTTCAAGAAGCTCCTGAAAGATGGGGTGGTCAATGGACGGAGCAGAAGCTTGATACTTTCACGAAGTATGTCGAGGCTTATCTCACGATTCTCGGGAAACATGATTATTGGAAAACCATTTATTTCGATGGATTTGCAGGTTCTGGAACAAGAAAAGACAAAGTGCAAACGGTTCTTTATGAACAGTTGGAACTCACTCCATACGAGGAGCATATATACAAGGGGGCTGCAGAACGGGTTGTATGTCTTGACAAGTCTTTTGACTATTACTATTTCGTTGACAAACAACAAAGCCTCGAAAAACTGAAAAACAAACTGGAGCTTTTACCCAAGGCTGAAGGGAAAAAAATGCTATTCAAAGAAGGCGATTGTAATATTCAGCTCAGGAAGCTTGCTGATTCAATGCTAACCCGAAAAGACCTTGCTGCTTTAGTTTTTCTTGATCCGTTCGGAATGGATATTGAGTGGAAGTCTATCGCGAGTCTTCAAAAAACCAGGACAGATATTTGGATTTTGCTTCCAACAGGGATCGTTAATCGTTTACTTGACAGAGCAGGGAAAATACAACATATTGACCGCCTTGTATCGTTTTTTGGATTATCCGAAGAGGCTATCAGAGCCGAGTTTTACAAAAAAACCGGTCAAATTGGCTTATTTGGTGAAGATTCTCCTTCGAAAAAGATTGAAGATGCGATTCATCATGCTGCTGATTTGTACATCAGACAATTGAAAAGTATCTGGACTTATGTGACCAAGATACCCCTGATTTTACGTAATAGTCGGAATTCACCAATCTTTTATTTTATTTTTGCCTCCAATAATAAAACGGCTAAAAAGATCGCTGGTCAAATAATTAAAAATGTATGA
- a CDS encoding DUF169 domain-containing protein, which yields MEARIVKDSLQKLSEVIPFKYPATGWYFSAENLENSFIYKKDRWVCMFMYWAVVIKKGKRIQFSADCGKACPGIQEFGGFTPPVDDKGKFIAEIERFKKTRALARAYYRDWVAEIHTPPEKFLYFEQIEKIDDNREIEVVNLFPDITGLANLTALATYDREESGTLIPDASGCQSAFSIPYDQKFKDRPMCIVGSMDVLIRRFIPDDMIMFSAPANRFVEMVNNIEGSFLDKKFENPTSF from the coding sequence ATGGAAGCGAGAATTGTCAAGGACAGTCTCCAAAAGCTGTCTGAAGTTATACCGTTTAAATATCCCGCAACAGGTTGGTATTTTTCTGCGGAAAACTTGGAGAATTCGTTCATCTACAAAAAGGATCGATGGGTTTGTATGTTTATGTATTGGGCAGTTGTCATAAAGAAGGGAAAGAGAATTCAGTTCTCAGCAGACTGTGGGAAAGCCTGCCCTGGGATACAGGAATTTGGTGGTTTCACACCACCGGTGGACGATAAAGGAAAATTTATTGCTGAAATCGAACGCTTTAAAAAAACGCGTGCCCTTGCCCGAGCTTATTATCGAGATTGGGTAGCAGAGATTCACACTCCGCCAGAAAAATTCTTGTACTTTGAACAAATCGAAAAAATCGATGATAACAGGGAAATCGAAGTCGTCAATCTGTTTCCGGATATTACGGGGCTGGCAAATTTGACTGCCTTGGCTACTTATGACCGGGAAGAAAGCGGTACACTGATACCTGACGCTTCGGGATGTCAATCGGCTTTCTCCATTCCCTATGACCAAAAGTTCAAAGATAGGCCAATGTGTATTGTCGGGTCGATGGATGTCCTGATCCGGCGTTTTATACCAGATGATATGATCATGTTTTCAGCCCCCGCCAATCGGTTTGTTGAAATGGTGAATAATATTGAGGGTAGCTTTCTTGACAAAAAGTTTGAAAACCCGACAAGCTTTTGA
- the guaA gene encoding glutamine-hydrolyzing GMP synthase produces the protein MHSVLVLDFGSQYTQLIARRIREIGIYSEIIPYNTPLEKIREHKPGAVILSGGPSSVYGESAFHPDEGIFTLGVPILGICYGLQVIATHFGGAVDASAKQEFGRAKIQVEEQNGAAKSMLFKDIPNSDVWMSHGDKVVRMPEGFSVTASSGNSEMCAIETTGSKAALKVYGLQFHPEVQHTLYGKQLLTNFLIDIAGLKPDWSPKGFIEHQIEEIRKTAGKETVICGISGGVDSTVAAVLVSKAIGKQLHCVFVDNGLLRKNEAKKVMRVLKPLGLSVNLVDAEDIFLKRLKNVASPEKKRKIIGRTFIHIFEEQIHEEKFLVQGTLYPDVIESVSVKGPSETIKSHHNVGGLPKRMKLKLIEPLRELFKDEVRAVGRELGIAEDILMRHPFPGPGLAVRVLGSVNKNRLDILRDADEIYLEELKSSNLYRHVWQAFSVLLPVQSVGVMGDKRTYENVLALRAVESSDGMTADWAHLPHDFLSRVSNRIINEVRGINRVAYDISSKPPATIEWE, from the coding sequence ATGCATTCAGTTCTGGTTCTCGATTTTGGTTCACAATACACACAGCTTATCGCACGGCGTATACGTGAAATAGGGATTTATTCAGAAATTATACCCTATAATACACCGCTCGAAAAAATCAGAGAACACAAACCCGGTGCCGTAATTCTGTCCGGGGGACCCAGCAGTGTTTACGGAGAATCGGCATTTCATCCTGATGAGGGAATCTTTACGCTGGGGGTACCAATTCTGGGTATCTGTTACGGGCTCCAGGTCATAGCGACGCATTTCGGCGGGGCAGTCGATGCTTCGGCAAAACAGGAGTTCGGCAGAGCGAAAATACAGGTTGAAGAGCAAAACGGCGCTGCCAAGAGCATGCTTTTCAAGGACATACCGAACTCTGACGTCTGGATGAGCCATGGCGACAAAGTGGTGCGAATGCCCGAAGGCTTTTCGGTAACGGCAAGCAGCGGTAATTCGGAAATGTGCGCTATTGAAACGACCGGCAGCAAGGCGGCCCTCAAGGTTTACGGCCTGCAGTTTCATCCGGAAGTTCAACACACGCTCTATGGCAAGCAGTTACTGACTAATTTTCTGATAGATATTGCCGGTTTGAAACCTGACTGGTCACCCAAAGGGTTTATCGAACACCAGATCGAGGAAATCCGGAAAACCGCCGGCAAAGAAACGGTAATATGCGGTATCAGTGGCGGAGTTGACTCTACCGTTGCCGCCGTTCTGGTAAGCAAGGCCATCGGAAAACAACTTCACTGTGTCTTTGTCGATAACGGTCTTTTACGAAAAAACGAGGCAAAAAAAGTTATGCGGGTGCTCAAGCCGTTGGGATTGAGCGTCAATCTGGTCGATGCCGAAGACATCTTTCTCAAACGCCTGAAAAACGTTGCCTCGCCTGAAAAAAAACGAAAGATCATCGGCAGAACGTTCATTCATATTTTCGAAGAGCAGATTCATGAAGAGAAGTTCCTTGTTCAGGGAACCCTCTACCCCGATGTCATCGAAAGTGTCAGCGTCAAGGGGCCTTCGGAAACCATCAAGTCCCACCATAACGTCGGCGGTCTGCCGAAACGAATGAAACTCAAACTCATCGAGCCCCTGCGAGAACTTTTCAAGGATGAAGTTCGCGCCGTAGGCAGGGAGTTAGGAATTGCCGAAGATATCCTCATGCGTCACCCGTTCCCCGGACCCGGCCTGGCTGTCCGTGTTCTCGGCTCGGTCAACAAAAACCGTCTCGACATTTTAAGGGACGCCGATGAAATTTATCTGGAGGAACTCAAATCCAGCAACCTTTATCGCCATGTCTGGCAGGCATTTTCCGTCCTGCTGCCTGTTCAGTCAGTCGGTGTCATGGGAGACAAACGAACCTATGAAAATGTTCTTGCCCTTCGGGCTGTCGAATCTTCGGACGGCATGACCGCAGACTGGGCTCATCTTCCACACGATTTTCTATCCCGTGTCTCCAATCGTATTATCAATGAAGTAAGAGGTATCAATAGAGTGGCCTACGACATCTCATCCAAGCCACCAGCAACCATAGAATGGGAGTAA
- the serB gene encoding phosphoserine phosphatase SerB yields the protein MRELLLLEISGPDKTGLTAELSSILARYNTRILDIGQEVIHNHLSLGMLVEVPNEFKSAPVLKDLLFMVHTLGLQISFTPISDNEYEKWVKEQGKPRYLLTLLAREIKAEQIARVSTSIARHNMNIDTVTRLSGRLPLQNRHAGKTKACVEFSVRGILKNEKRFREEMLAITDDLGIDIAFQEDNIYRRNRRLVVFDMDSTLITTEVIDELAHEAGVGEEVAAITEQAMRGEIDFTVSLQRRVDTLKGLDESVLQKVAKRLQLTEGTESLFFNLHNLGFKTAIISGGFTYFGHYLQKKLNIDYVYANTLEISDGKLTGKVLGEIVDGRKKAELLQHIARKENISLEQTIAVGDGANDLPMLGKAGLGIAFRAKPIVKESARQAISTLGLDAILYLMGFRDRESLRKRKG from the coding sequence GTGAGAGAACTGTTACTGCTTGAAATATCCGGACCTGACAAAACAGGATTGACGGCGGAGCTTTCATCGATACTGGCACGATACAACACCAGGATTCTCGATATCGGTCAGGAAGTCATTCACAATCATCTGTCGCTCGGCATGCTGGTTGAAGTTCCCAACGAGTTCAAATCGGCACCGGTGTTGAAAGATCTTCTCTTTATGGTTCATACGCTCGGCCTGCAAATCTCCTTCACCCCTATCTCGGACAATGAGTACGAAAAATGGGTGAAGGAACAGGGAAAGCCACGTTACCTTTTAACCCTTCTTGCAAGAGAAATAAAGGCCGAACAAATTGCCAGGGTCAGCACGTCCATCGCAAGACACAACATGAATATCGATACAGTCACCAGATTGTCGGGACGGCTTCCACTTCAAAACCGTCATGCAGGAAAAACAAAGGCATGTGTCGAGTTTTCGGTACGCGGTATACTGAAGAACGAGAAACGTTTTCGTGAAGAGATGCTCGCCATCACCGATGATCTCGGCATCGATATAGCGTTCCAGGAAGACAACATCTATCGCCGCAACCGGAGATTGGTAGTATTCGATATGGATTCCACCCTCATCACTACCGAAGTCATTGACGAACTGGCACATGAAGCGGGAGTCGGTGAAGAAGTCGCCGCCATTACCGAACAGGCGATGCGGGGCGAAATAGATTTCACCGTCAGCCTGCAGCGGCGAGTCGATACGCTCAAAGGACTGGACGAATCCGTTCTGCAAAAAGTGGCCAAACGCCTGCAGCTTACAGAAGGAACTGAAAGCCTCTTTTTCAACCTCCATAACCTCGGCTTCAAGACCGCCATCATCTCGGGCGGTTTCACCTATTTCGGGCACTACCTGCAAAAGAAGCTGAATATCGACTACGTATACGCCAACACGCTGGAAATATCGGATGGAAAACTAACCGGTAAGGTTCTCGGCGAAATTGTCGACGGCCGGAAAAAAGCCGAACTACTTCAGCATATTGCCCGGAAAGAAAACATCAGCCTCGAACAAACCATCGCAGTTGGAGACGGAGCCAACGACCTGCCCATGCTCGGCAAAGCCGGCCTCGGCATAGCCTTCCGCGCCAAACCAATCGTCAAGGAAAGCGCACGGCAGGCCATCTCCACCCTCGGCCTCGACGCCATCCTCTACCTGATGGGTTTCAGGGATAGAGAGTCGCTGAGGAAGAGAAAGGGGTAG
- a CDS encoding penicillin-binding protein 1A: MFFYVFSLFRTLPSLEELENPNPELASLVYSSDGKLLHKYFLKNRTYVPLSSISAYVPQALIATEDLAFYDHWGFDVRRFVLVIGENLLKGRERWHGASTITQQLAKNLYLTQERTITRKIKEFFTSVELERTYTKDEILALYLNTVYFGSGAYGVEAAAWTYFNKPASSLTLPESAMLVGILKSPRAYDPSRNPENSVNRRNLILALMTKAGFISENELNSARKSKLVLDYTPVTNHGKAPYFTEYIRQTLKPISRQHDINVYSDGLNIYTTLDSRMQRYAQEAVKDHVAWIQKRFDKSWKWPEKLKDQIIRETPRYRELLKNGSSAEQALSELQNDTKWLEKLLHDKTRVQIAFVALDPSNGNIKAWVGGSEFSPDKYEYQFDHVWQAKRQPGSTFKPFLYTAAIDKGIPANHRILNQPLAIKTGNEVWIAKNSDHSSGGLTTLRHALSKSLNQVTVRLMHEFLSPSEVIGYAKKMGIRSKLDPNMSISLGTSEITPLELASAFGTFANNGVWVEPTSIARIEDKFNHTVTEYKPITRTAIDSTTNYVMVSMLQDVVKRGTGVAIPYRYGLNIEAAGKTGTGQNLKDAWYVGFTPQITAAVWAGFDDERINFTSMSYGQGARAALPIWANFMKKCLADSSLGMENRYFHMPETVIAVPVSRSSNRPAELFTDDVYVEYFTPRGFKKYQSGLLKSAEEEAAAQIDSGVATPSQPLPVREPSEFSSFEDDD, from the coding sequence ATGTTCTTTTACGTATTCAGCCTCTTCAGAACACTTCCAAGTCTTGAAGAGCTCGAAAACCCCAATCCTGAACTGGCTTCGCTGGTATATTCGTCCGACGGAAAACTGCTGCACAAGTATTTTCTGAAAAACCGTACCTACGTTCCACTTTCTTCTATTTCGGCCTATGTCCCCCAAGCCCTGATCGCAACCGAAGACCTTGCTTTTTACGATCACTGGGGCTTTGATGTCCGCAGGTTCGTGCTTGTCATCGGGGAAAACCTTCTCAAGGGAAGAGAACGGTGGCATGGCGCAAGTACAATCACGCAACAGCTTGCGAAAAACCTCTACCTTACCCAGGAAAGAACCATAACCCGTAAGATCAAGGAATTCTTCACCTCCGTTGAACTCGAGCGAACCTACACCAAAGATGAAATTCTCGCTCTTTATCTCAACACAGTGTATTTCGGTTCCGGGGCTTATGGAGTCGAGGCTGCCGCATGGACATATTTCAATAAACCTGCCAGCTCATTGACGCTTCCAGAAAGTGCTATGCTTGTGGGAATCCTGAAAAGCCCGAGGGCATATGATCCCTCGAGAAACCCGGAAAATTCGGTTAACCGGCGCAATCTCATTCTTGCACTGATGACAAAAGCCGGCTTTATTTCCGAAAACGAGCTGAACAGCGCGCGCAAGAGCAAGCTTGTGCTCGATTATACTCCGGTGACAAATCACGGCAAGGCCCCTTACTTCACCGAGTATATCCGTCAGACCCTGAAGCCCATATCACGCCAGCACGATATCAACGTATACAGCGACGGCCTGAACATCTACACAACTCTCGACAGCAGAATGCAGCGTTACGCGCAGGAAGCCGTGAAGGATCATGTAGCATGGATACAGAAACGTTTCGACAAATCGTGGAAATGGCCAGAGAAACTCAAAGACCAGATAATCAGGGAAACGCCGCGTTACCGTGAACTGCTTAAAAACGGCAGTTCTGCCGAACAAGCGCTCAGTGAACTGCAAAATGACACGAAATGGCTGGAAAAACTATTGCACGATAAAACCCGTGTGCAGATTGCCTTTGTTGCACTCGACCCATCGAATGGAAATATCAAGGCGTGGGTCGGCGGAAGTGAGTTCAGCCCCGATAAATATGAGTACCAGTTCGATCATGTATGGCAAGCGAAACGACAGCCAGGCTCGACCTTCAAACCGTTCCTGTATACGGCAGCGATTGACAAAGGCATTCCAGCCAATCACAGAATTCTGAACCAGCCGTTAGCCATCAAAACCGGCAACGAGGTCTGGATCGCAAAAAATTCGGATCATTCTTCGGGCGGGCTCACAACCCTTCGCCATGCTCTCAGCAAATCCCTCAACCAGGTTACCGTCCGCTTGATGCATGAGTTTCTGAGCCCTTCGGAGGTCATCGGCTATGCAAAAAAAATGGGCATCCGTTCAAAGCTCGATCCCAACATGTCCATTTCACTCGGCACATCTGAAATAACACCCCTCGAACTTGCATCTGCTTTCGGTACTTTTGCGAACAACGGAGTATGGGTCGAGCCAACCAGCATCGCCCGGATAGAAGATAAATTCAACCATACCGTAACCGAATACAAGCCGATTACAAGAACCGCCATTGACTCCACGACCAACTATGTCATGGTTTCCATGCTTCAGGATGTGGTAAAGCGGGGAACCGGTGTCGCCATACCCTATCGATACGGTTTGAACATCGAAGCAGCGGGAAAAACCGGAACGGGCCAAAACCTCAAGGACGCCTGGTACGTTGGTTTTACCCCTCAAATCACTGCAGCCGTATGGGCGGGTTTCGATGACGAAAGAATCAATTTCACCTCGATGAGTTACGGTCAGGGAGCAAGGGCAGCACTGCCGATATGGGCGAATTTCATGAAAAAGTGCCTGGCAGACAGCTCGCTCGGCATGGAAAACAGGTACTTCCACATGCCGGAAACCGTTATCGCCGTTCCGGTTTCCCGTAGCAGCAATCGACCTGCTGAACTCTTTACCGACGATGTTTATGTAGAGTACTTTACTCCCCGGGGGTTTAAAAAATACCAGTCGGGCTTGCTGAAGTCGGCTGAGGAAGAGGCAGCAGCACAAATAGACAGCGGTGTTGCAACCCCCTCACAACCACTACCTGTTAGGGAACCATCCGAGTTTTCATCTTTTGAAGACGACGATTAA
- a CDS encoding S1 family peptidase, which produces MEQLTHSTVRIETTLHDGGIATGTGFYMNFLQKEDSAVPVIITNKHVVAKANLSRFHVTLATGEGLPDTGKHQQFQFADFENQCIKHPDPNVDLAAFPIGPLLNQVQKTGGKLFYIPLKTELIPKDEERESYSSMEDIVMIGYPNGIWDAKNNLPVIRKGITATHANVPWNGKSEFLTDIASFPGSSGSPVFLANIGGYMDNQGNTYMGSHRIRLLGVHCAGAMHTALGEIKIVTAPTSNVPVPITRIPNNIGVAINSKEIFGLEKEVERLIGTNA; this is translated from the coding sequence ATGGAGCAGCTCACTCACAGTACTGTGAGAATAGAAACAACTCTTCATGATGGGGGGATAGCTACAGGCACGGGTTTTTACATGAATTTTCTGCAAAAAGAAGATTCAGCTGTTCCTGTAATCATTACAAATAAACATGTTGTCGCTAAAGCAAATCTCAGCAGGTTTCATGTAACTCTCGCTACCGGAGAAGGCTTGCCTGATACTGGTAAACATCAGCAATTCCAGTTTGCCGACTTTGAAAACCAATGCATCAAACACCCAGATCCCAATGTTGATCTTGCAGCTTTCCCCATAGGTCCATTGCTGAATCAAGTACAAAAAACCGGAGGTAAGCTTTTCTATATCCCTTTGAAAACTGAGCTTATCCCAAAAGATGAAGAGCGTGAGTCTTATTCGTCTATGGAAGATATTGTCATGATCGGTTATCCCAATGGAATTTGGGATGCCAAAAATAATCTTCCAGTTATAAGAAAAGGCATTACTGCTACACATGCCAATGTTCCTTGGAACGGCAAATCCGAATTTCTTACTGATATAGCAAGCTTTCCCGGCTCTAGTGGTTCACCTGTTTTTTTGGCGAACATTGGCGGTTATATGGACAATCAAGGAAATACTTACATGGGCAGCCATCGTATTCGTCTTCTTGGTGTTCACTGTGCAGGGGCAATGCACACTGCGTTAGGCGAAATAAAAATCGTTACAGCACCAACATCAAACGTACCAGTGCCTATAACGCGAATTCCGAATAATATTGGAGTGGCAATTAACTCTAAAGAAATTTTTGGTTTAGAAAAGGAAGTCGAGCGCTTAATTGGGACAAATGCATAA
- a CDS encoding GNAT family N-acetyltransferase encodes MIEIRQEESKDRDAVHHLNVIAFDNGPEAVLVDKLRASCKEYLSLVAVEDGSVIGHILFTPATVDECSAVGMGLAPMSVLPSQQRKGIGSRLVRYGLEFLRNAGCPFVIVLGHPEYYPRFGFELASKYQLRSQWEGVPDDAFMIVVFDSGVLPKTGGIARYRDEFDDAM; translated from the coding sequence TTGATCGAAATTCGTCAAGAAGAATCCAAAGACCGTGATGCCGTTCACCATCTGAATGTAATCGCATTCGATAACGGTCCGGAAGCAGTTCTTGTTGATAAACTCCGTGCATCCTGTAAGGAGTATTTATCGCTTGTCGCTGTTGAAGATGGTTCTGTTATCGGCCATATATTGTTCACTCCGGCTACTGTGGATGAGTGCTCCGCAGTCGGGATGGGATTGGCACCAATGTCGGTATTGCCGTCGCAACAGAGAAAGGGGATTGGATCTCGACTTGTCCGATACGGGCTTGAGTTTTTGCGCAATGCCGGTTGTCCATTCGTTATTGTTTTAGGGCATCCTGAGTATTACCCGCGTTTTGGTTTCGAACTCGCGTCAAAATATCAACTGCGCAGTCAATGGGAAGGTGTGCCGGATGATGCGTTCATGATTGTGGTGTTCGACAGCGGAGTTTTGCCGAAGACCGGTGGCATAGCACGATACAGGGATGAATTTGATGATGCAATGTAG
- a CDS encoding helix-turn-helix domain-containing protein has protein sequence MLGIGKTTVQQWERGEKKPSGAAQRLLDIVDRKGLEVLS, from the coding sequence ATGCTTGGTATCGGAAAAACAACTGTCCAACAGTGGGAACGGGGAGAAAAAAAGCCAAGTGGCGCCGCCCAGCGGTTGCTTGATATTGTCGATCGAAAAGGACTTGAGGTGTTGAGTTGA